The Lycium ferocissimum isolate CSIRO_LF1 chromosome 8, AGI_CSIRO_Lferr_CH_V1, whole genome shotgun sequence DNA segment AATAAATATCTTATAGTTAACTTCAATGTTTCCGGAAAAGTTAGTATGCATTCACGAGAAACAAAAATGTGTCGTTTTGGCAGAAAACTAGACAAAGCTTAACGAGTATAATTGTGCAAATGCTATTATACTTCTTTCATGAAGTGATGGATGAATCCTAAACATAACCAAGTGAAAAACAGCAGCGGATGTGATCTTTTAGTACAAATACTTGCTATAGTGTGAAAGAAATTGATGCAGAATCTTCATTTTACAAAAGCAGAAGCAggaaatctatatataattgTAGACTTCTGATTTACCATAACCAGTACCCACAAGTAATTACGGCATTAATTCAATAGAGGATATACTAAGATGTAACTCAatttaaaagataaattttCCTAATATCCTCTTGGTGCATGATTAATACAGATGACACAACGGATGTCGGTGAATTCCAAAAAGACCACTTCTCCCAACTTGAGATATATTGGCATCACCTCATATTCAAAGAGAGGATATACAGTTTTTCTTTCACATCAAATGATAAAGTATTTCCATTTATTTGAACTCCTCAGGGCATTAAATCCAATTCCAGAAGAGATCCACTGACTTCTTACTTCACATGGAATTCGGAAACATGTTCATTATGAAGCTGGAAACATTCAGTAGTGACCAAGAGGAACGATGAGATAGTTTATATTAGATGGAAGAACTACTTAACATTGTTCCTTTTTGGCAAACggcaagaaaacaagagaactCTTATAGACTGTTAATATACACCATCTTACTCATGAATGAAACCTAACTGAGGTGTTCTTTCAGAGAATAATTCTTTGCTTTACCACATATACATTTTCAGTAATACCTGCAGAATATCTGCTTCTAATGGCCAACGCTATCTTTTTCCAGTGGGGGAAGAGGACGAGTAAAAATATCTAGACAAATGCATGTGAATAAGGAAAATAGAGAGAGTAAAAAAAGTAGGATTAAACGGACCTCTTAATTTTGATATCGAATAAAGAGTTTAACTCATGTATTTTCTGATCCACTTATGTGATTCACTTGTATAAGAAGTTCCACAAAAACTTATtgattcaaaagaaaaattcttgttGGAAACACAATTAATCAAGAAAACTATAGGAAACCTACCATTTCTGTGCCTGTCCATGCCATTCTCCTCCCCAGAGACGGTTTACTTTGGCCTTTACGGCTGGTGGGAAGTCGTAGGTTAACCATTGTGGGACCTGACAATATGAAAACAACTATTATACTTAAATGATCTGATCATTTGAGCTTTTGGACACCAAGGTGTCATGCTTCAGAGGAGAATTAATATTTAACATGAGAAAATCTAGACATATATATCTAAAGATAGACAACTTTTCACAATAAACGGACCTCTGCAATTATTTCAGCCGATGTTATTCCAGTTTCCTCGCGCAATTCCCTAATGGCAGCAGATCTAGGGTCTTCTCCATCTTCAATGCCGCCCTAATCCAGCAAGAATCAAATTAAACAGCATATATAAGATAGCTAAGCTATACCAGCACAGTTAAGAATTATTGAGTGACAAACTTTGACAAAATCTATGAATCGGTGTGTTAAGAGTGCTAAAATACTTGGCAACTAGATGCCACAACTTAGCAGGCAATTGATTTTCACAAAAGGATGAACCATAATACGACAATCTTGAATCTCCCGctttcaaaatttaataaacCATATCACTGTATTAGATCAAGGCTAGAATATAACTCTTCCCAGAAAAGCTGGTAGGTGTTAACAGTAGAGAAATTATTAATAACAATGTTACCTGTGGCATTTGCCATGCTCCGGGTACATTCAATCTGGAAGCAACAAAGACCTGCAATCACATCAAAACCAGATAAggtatttatatttagtaaagGCAACATTTAACATTCTTCGTTGCCAAAGTACAAGTGAAAGTAATTATCTAATTTATGATTACGTTTATTGGATGTAAACGAAGACAGAAAAGGAGGAAGTTATAACATGAAATTTCTGATCAAGTGAAAACAAAATGCATCCGATACTAAAAATTAATCAATACTGAACTATCTAAGGAGAGAAAATCAGAAGTACGTCAAAATGTTGAAGACGTCATTAGTTGGGAACTGTATAAGGTGGTAAATGTAGCAATACATCCTACTATCGCAAAGTCATTCAGTTCAAGACTTAAGTACTTTATAGGCTAAAAAATGTTGCTTGTAATGTTATTTGGAACTGATAACATTGTCTACGGAAGAGTACCACAATGACAATTAGTGGGCTCGTTTTTCTCTGCTCCCCTTCATTTGAGCTCATTCCATGCTACATACAAGATTTAACCCGCTCAAAAAATCTGCTTAACATTATTGTGCAGGTGCTGCGCCTCTCAtgttcctttatttttcttctttatgtTTTGGGGCTTGTTCTCATTTTAGAACTTTGTTTTCTAACTCAACTCAAGGGTTATGAGTTTGTCGCCCAAGGCTAAAGTTGCTCCTATTTGACAAAGTAGAAGGTAAATCTACCTAGTGCTACAAGTCATATACTAAAAATCACCAATTTGATAATGATAACCCTTTTAGCATCCTTAACAagtttgtcttttcttttttagagATTAGATTTAGATAGAGGTTAGATGAATGGACTCTCACTGTTTAACAAACATCAATATCTCAACTACTCCAACTAAGAAAAAGCAATTCATCATCACCCTGCAATTCCATTATCGATTTAATCCTTGCCTTGCATATTTTGAATACAAGCATGACTGATGATTCTATAACAATTCCTCAGATCCAAGCAGAGAAACCAAAGAATTAAAACCCACAATTAATTAGCAGGTTGGTGAGATGGTAGTTGTATTGTATACACCATAGGTCAACACGAAAACAAAGTAAAAGAAGAGgtatataaaagaaaagtgagaaagGCAGCAAGCAAAAGCAAGTTTAGCCTTTTATCTGTAGTGAATAAATGAAAGAATAAATGAAGAAGGAAGAGGTTACCAAATGATCAAGGTTGATGAGACAAATTCCTACGTTGGGACGATAACCACAAGGGAGACTCTCCATTACTACTGCactttctttcttgaatgaatACTACTCCTTCTCTATTGATAAATTTTTGTGGTGGGTTTTCAAAGAAAGTCAGAACTGAGagagagggaaaaaaagaaaaaaaaaagagaagagatcACTATCAAAAATGAGAAAGAGCAGCAGCAGCAATATATGATAAAAAGTCAAAGGCTTGTTGTACTCACTACCATTTAAAAACAGTTTAGCGCAATGAATGAGGTGATCATGACGGACTATTTATCATATACACATTCCATTCAATTACATGTAATCAAATATATTTATGCGACACATCTCCAATTCGAGTTTTGTGGTATACACTTGTTTCTGATTTATCTAATCTTAGAGTCCAATATGAAATTAGTGGGATCTAACGCGGATGCCCAACATAAGgtgaaaacaaaacaaaaaactaaTATTggcatttcattttatttagtataatgtttaaataaaaatggaaaaaaagttaaaatcattttaaaacacaaattaaATATATGCCGCACATTAAGAACTAAATAAGAATGCTAAAAATTAAAGCTTTCTATTACACAAACGAGTCAAATAATgtcatataaaataaaacaacatgaatattaaaaaatttaaactaaTAACCCTTCATTATATGaaagtttttctatatttttgttttgtttgttgtttgttATTTGTGACTACTTTTTTTCTGTTTATCTAAGTTGTTTGCCTTCAGACTTTCAAGAAAAGCATTTCCACTCTCCCTTGTTCTTAAATCTCTTGTCCTTAAATTTCATAGACGACATTGTCTGAATATTAGACGATTAATTTACGACTCTTGATAATTATGATGTGAATACACAAATGATAATTTCACTGTTGAGTAAATTGTCTTCTTGTTTTCGTCCCTTTTTTGAGTTTGAATTGCTTATCTCATGGCAATGATATGCTCTCCCTGTCTCGTAGCACTTTTCGCTTCCCAATATTCAACCTGTATGAACTTTtatcaacattttaagatgtattttttcaccaaattgatatgagaaaagttgcaacttatagtacttctcatgtagttttcaaatatataaattttaatattaaaatgttgagctaatctaatccaatttaacttcaaaatttagtcaaattaactctcgaaaaacgaaaaatgtcacataaattgggacggagggagtatgtccCACGGGGTATGGACCCAACCACATGTTATCTCTGCTGGAATAAAGGAATTTAAAAGGCTGCATGATAGCAAGTAGAGTGGAAGGGACCTAACATAATAGTAGTTCTATTTATTTAAGTGtaagttttggaaaaaaaaaatattctaatagTTTTCTATATCAAATCAACACATAAATAATATCATTAATCAGAATTCGACACCACATATGTAATCATAAAGGGAAAGTAATATTATTACTGAACTTTGCACTTGTCAAGGAGTAATACGAGTTAAAGAATGATTATCCCCCTCTTTTCTACCcagaatttaattaattttcctctcctttcttttctttgaccaattttatttcctttcattttttttttcttgtctaaCGACAaaacaaatgaatttattttcttcttttctaacGACGAGAAATTGAGATTATTTCTTACTTTTGTTCTCGCTAAACCTCCTTTGAATAGTAATCAATGCATGCAATATGTCATTGACAATTCATCCGTTTTTTAGCGTTTCATTTTTATATGACGGACAGATAAATGTCCATTAGTTACTGGTCGCATTGATTATGATGGAAAGGGGAATCCTCGGCGGTAAAAAGAAAGGGACAAAAAGAGTAGAAAAATAATTAGTGCCTAGTGGATGGGAAGAGGGTGCGTTGACTTTTTTGGGAACTTCTCTTCTGAGTGGAAAAAAGAATCTAATAATGGGAGTAGCATCATCTTCAGGTGGATTtgtcattattttatttcataaagaAAAGAATATAACCTTAATATCCAC contains these protein-coding regions:
- the LOC132067954 gene encoding nudix hydrolase 25, producing the protein MESLPCGYRPNVGICLINLDHLVFVASRLNVPGAWQMPQGGIEDGEDPRSAAIRELREETGITSAEIIAEVPQWLTYDFPPAVKAKVNRLWGGEWHGQAQKWFLMRFANDESEINLSTGEAEAEFSEWKWARPEEVIEQAVDYKRPTYEEVVRTFQSYLNDGSKAAKCQSTKW